The nucleotide window GGATGCAAGCAAGCTGACTAACAAAGGGAAGGAAGCTAAACGAATAATCGTCATCGGCGTTatcacccacccacccccccgaCAGCACTGATGGCGAAGACCCCCCTTGTTGACGTCAACTCCACCACGCCCACCGACAAGATGGCTCCCTCGACGCTCGACCTGTTCATGTTGACGTTCAACTGCGCCAAGAACTTTATCGACGTAGGCGTCTTCGCATCACACCTCAACGCCGCCTTCAAACACAATGCCACTGTGCTCCCCGAGGTTGTCGTCTTGTGAGTGCCCGCCCCCATTGCGTGATCCGTCTCGGGCCCCTTCCGTAAAGCTAACGtgcgtcgttgtcgttgtcgtctaGCTCTCTGCAAGAGGTCGCCCCCTTGTCGTATTCCTTCATCGGCGGCTACTTTCTCAACCCGTACCTCGCACGTTTCGAAGAGGCCCTGAACCTTGCCGCTACCCGATACACCAGCGAACCTGACTCCAACGACGAGAGCagcgatgccgccgacgatgataCGATCTCGGTCAAGCCTACCGCCCCTACCCCCGTGCGGTCATACACCCTGGTGCGGACTCGCAATGTCGGTATGACCGCCATCATGCTCTTTGCACGCAACCCGGAGTCGATCCTGCGTGTGcaagaggccgaggtgggCTTCGGTGCGGCAGAAATGGGCAACAAGGGCGCCGTGGCGCTGCGAGTCCTGTACGAAGGTGTAACAACGGACGgcgggaagaaggagacggagCTCACTTTTGTGGCCACCCAcctggcggcgatggagtgGAACTTGCCCCGGCGGAACGCCAACTGGGCGGCCATCATGCGTGGCCTCACGTTCGAGAACCCGGAAACCCTTCtgaagcccaagaagaagaacgagCCCAGTAGTACAGCGGCACCCGCCGAAGGGGATGGGCAGACGGACGGCGCCGGAGATGAAGGAGTGCACCTCTTACACGACGAACACCATGCCGAGACTCTTGCCCTCCAGGAGCGTCTGCAGGATATCTCCGTCTTCAAGCCGAGCTCGCACCTCtttgtcggcggcgacctcaaCTACCGCATCTCCACGACAAGCCCGCCACCGATGGCGACGTTCCCCAGCCTGGACCCGGATAGCGAACACCACTACTCTCGCTTCTTCGCCCTAGATCAGTTGACGAGGGAACGCCAGGCGGGACGGACCCTGCACGGTCTCAGCGAGGCGGAGGTCAAGTTTCCGCCAACCTACAAGTACAACGTGCTGCCACCGGACGACACCCGTCTCAAggtggacggcgtcgaggacgtgcCGTGGGTATTTGCCCCTCACCGGTATCCCGGCTGGACGGACCGCATTCTGTTCCTTGACGTCCCCTCATGGACTAAAGTGGAGCCCCAGAAGATTGAGGTCAAGTCCTATGACGCCCTGCCCGTGGTGCGCAGCTCAGACCATAGAGCCGTGTTTCTGAGAGCGGCGGTGCCGCTCCTGACGGAGGAAGAGCTGGCCCGGCCGTCCCCCGAGGTTCCGACGGCCAACGGGGTGGACCCCCGCCTCGTGCTGCCGGTGGCCATCGACCCCGAGGCCTGGGAAcgccgggcggcggcgagacggaAGGAGATGTTTGTCGGCTGGAGCATGTTCCTTTGGTCTACCAAACAGGGGGCGCTGTTGCTGGCCACGCTGTTGGCCGTGGGCGCAGGTTCCTGGTGGCTGAGCCAGTGAGAGCGTGGCAGTGGGATAGTTTGCGGCCGGTCTTTTGATACCCTTTTATATACTTGGGGGCCTTCTCGTTGCATACACGGAGGACGGATCGAGCATTGCGTAGCTTTGGAGAATCCGGACGGCGCTGGCAAGAGCAAGAGCGTAGTTATCAGTCATGGGCAGCAGACAGATGCTTCGAGAAAAGGACTGCATGTTTTCACGATCGGTTTCCCATGAATGATTCCGAGACTTTGCTCGCTTCACCGAGGCCGTGGCCTAAACCACGGGTTGCCCcccgcctctctctctctctccgtctcgcATGATTTCGCAGAAGCCTTCGTGTAAGTCGGGTAAATACCGGGGGGCACTGGGTGTTATCCGAATGACACCGAGGAGCGAGTCAAGCCCGTTTCTGAGGAGAGTCGCCGATGGATGCCCGGTATGCGGGTTTGACGGGTTTCGACACAGGGATGAACCCGCACACCAAGCGgtttcctttccttcctttctATCCTCTGAGCTGCTGaacgaacccccccccccccccccctcctcctctcccgaGTCCACACCCGGGACGAGTTCGGGGTTCCATCTCttctctttccccccccctttgtTCCATTTTGTTTTTCGAAttcggccgaggcgcgcggCTACGTTATTTGTCCGCGTCCGCGGGTCGAAGCACCAGAACCGAATTCCCCGACGGAGAAAGGGGTACGTAGGCCTTGCTGGACACGGGCGACACGACGAACAACGCCACGGACACacgcggcgggcgggcgggggaAGGGGCACCCGGACATGGTTTGGAGAGGTTCTTGGCGCCTCCTAACCTCTTACATGAACGCTCACGACTACGACTCACTTTTTTCTGAGGGGGCTTGTGAAGCAAGATGCGCTCGAGAAGGGCTGGGTTCGAGAAGCTTTTGGAAACGTAGAAGCCGCTGCCGCGCGCTCCTCTCATACCCCGTGATGCTCGATGGGACCGCGGGGCAGGGGGCcttggcccccccccccccgacaaTGAACATCTTCATCTCTTGTCATGGGAAGGGGGCTAGATCGGTCCTTTGATTTTGAATTGCCTGCCGGGTGTCGGAAAGTACGGAATGgaagaaagaagggaaaaaCCTGTTAAGAGACGGCGGTTCGTTGGAGGCCGAAGTGACATAACTTGTTGGGATCGATCATCAGGAAGGGGAGAACATTTGCCGCAGTCAGGCCAGGGCGCGACTCATGTAGGCCCTGGGCCAAGCTGTACCAAGCTGGCTGTGGATTGCCGACAAGGCCAAAGGTCTCAAGATGACAGAGGGGCGAGTTCTTTCCtgttttttccctcttctttcttctttctttatTTCGAAGTGTGCATGAGTAAGGTTTCTTAGGATCCGTAGTAGGCGATCTGTAAGTAGGCGCGATGGCGTGTTTGGATCTCGGCCGTGACGGGACGATGATATGACATTTGGCGGCACCTCGGAGCCGGTTGAGCAGAAGAACCATATGTCCATCGTCCCGGCATCCGGATTTTAATTCGTCACAGCCCACTTCCGAGGTGGCCTGGATATCATGACCGGACAAAAACGGTCAAGTAGAGAAAAgtaaaataaaataaaacacACCGGTAAAAGAATGTCTCACTTTTTCTTCCCTCGCATCCGTCGGATGGTCTTTTGAGGGGGGCGCGGatatgagagagagagagagagagagagagaagtgggatgggatgggatgggatcGAAGGCTTGTTGCGTCATAGGCGCCGATAAGAGGTCGCTTGCATGCGAGGCGAACCACTGATCAGGatcctttcccttcccccgcAGGACCGATCTTCCCTGTGCGAAAGTAAAATGTCTTGCATGCGACGGGCTCAGCCGTagcctcgtcgtcgggttGCCTCTGTCAGCAATATTTTTCTTCATCTCTTCTCTCACCCCTCCTTTTGTTATTTTCTGTCTTCCTCGGTTGAAAGTCCTTTATCTGGCTTGCAGTACCGTATCTTTGCCGGCCGCCCGGTACCCGGACGCTGCGGTCGAGTCATGCTTCTCTGGTTTTTGGGTCGGCGTGACACGAAGTGTCTGCTGGACGAGATGGGGCATCGCGCACGCATCACACCGCTGCCAGCCAACACAGAGTCACGTCTATACGCCCACGACTTCGGGAGACAGTCCGTTGCAGTTCCGGCCTCTGGGTTGATTCGATACGGCGACAGTGGCGGGGGCCGGGGGGACAGAAACTCCCTTTGCCTCGTCTCGGGCGGGCTTGTTGCAGTCAAAGTACCATGTCCGAACAGTGAAAGGAGTCAGGGACAGGAGCGAGGGATTTCAAAGTGCCGGCGGTCCTTGCGCGCATCAGAGTTTCGGAGGTTTCTTCAGATACGGGAAAATGCGGCGGagctctcttcttctctttctctggGTCCGAGGTTGGGCTGGCggggagacgacggcgacggcggtgtaTTAGTTGAGAGACCAGGCCGGCACGTGGGTTCGTTTTATATTGCCAAGTGTGATGGGACAAAGCGAGGGGGCCCAGTCGATGGTGCTGTTGACGAACGTTGCAGAATAAGGGCGGGCCAGGCttgggggggaaaggggtAAGGGGCGGAAAGGAGAAAAAGACACTGCGGCAACACGGCAAACAGTGCGTTAGGCAAGGTAGGTGGTTAGCCTTTCTTTAGGTGGTGCGCTGCCGAGCTAAATGCGAGCTGAGGCGGTAGATGTGGGGAGGACGGGCAGCGTCCGTAGAAGGTAGACGAGAGGCAACGGCATGGTATgggaccgccgccgccgccgcatgGCAGTCGAGTATCGTCGGCAGACACTCCCCCGGATTTCTACCGCGTGACACACAGGGTGCATTTCCCAAAACAGTAAAAGCCGTTCGGGGTACCCGCGGCTTCACACGCCGCACCCGCTGCAAActacaggtaggtaggcaagcACACACACAGTACCTACGTATGCCACACACCTACCTCACTGTACATGCAGCAGCACCTCGCGAGGAAGGGGACCCCCGTGTTGCTGGGTACGAATGAACCCAAGACAAGAGTAGTAGATGGTTTATCTGCCCCTCGGTCGCACCTTGCACCTCGCACATTGCACCGTCCCCGTTCCCTCTTCCTGGTCGGCCCCATAAATGTTCCTACGGTATCCGTACCGCATGGAATAATTGCCTGCTCGCTTTCGTCATTGCCACGACCCTTTCATCTGAAGGTTTCCTCTCCCTGGGCCTGAAAGGTCCCAGAGGCCCGCTGCCTGAACGTCTTAACCGCTTACACCCTTCCACGCCCACCAGCGAAAACGACATCACTAACTTCCTCGCCCATAACGtagtatccgtacctacctacctacctactacCTATTAAACAGCAAACAACACCGGGGCGTGTCCCGTTGCCTTTGCCTTTGCCTGTTTCGTACACCCAAACGAAGTCGACCTCTCGGAAAcaggagagggggaaagcGGCCCTGTACCTCTTCCGCCTCTTGGCTTGCCGAATCGATCCAATCTCAATCTCGACCCCGATCCCCAGACCCAGACCAGACCCAGACGCCAGTCACGAATCCGGgacccagacccagacccagacTCGATCCGAACCGGCCCCCTTTCCACTCCcaccctacctacctaccagCCTATTttatctacctacctacctagccATCTACCCATTGGCCGCTGACAAGAGACATCAAACCTGTCTGCCTCTCGATCTCTGCCCTCGCATCTCGCATCTCGCCTGCGTCGACCTGTCTCACCTCGGACAGCCAGCTCTTCAGCCGGTGATGGACGCCGCACTACCAAGCTGAACGACATACCAGCCAGCAATTCTTCTCTTCTAAATCCCCTTACCCTTTATGACGGGACTCTCGGCAATCAACAAGAAGCTACACAATATGGCGGCCACAGTTGCGCATGCCAATCCGGTACCGAATCAGatcggcggaggaggactctccaagatgatgggcggcggcggcggcggcggcggtggtagTAACAGCAACGGCCACGGCCATGCGCAACAGCAGCATGTCGACGCTGGAGTTGGCCCCGTCGCAACCCGGAGGTTGACTCCCCAGGACTTCCGCGTCGTGAGGACACTCGGAACCGGTACGTTTGcctccccccaccccggGCTGTCTCCTGTCTCAAGCCTGCCGTGTCTCGGAAGACAGTTTGCTAATCACACTCGTTGCGCCCTGCAGGTACCTTTGCCCGAGTCTGCCTCGTAAGGCCCGCCAATGCGACTGACGAAGAGCGCGACACCGTGTTTGCTCTGAAGATCTTGCGGAAAACAGAGGTCATCAAGCTCAAGCAGATTGACCATGTCCGCCACGAGCGCATGAttctcggcgacgtcgctgGCCACCCCTTTATCACGAACCTCATCTCATCCTTTGCCGACCGCGATCACCTGTACATGCTGCTCGACTACGTTCCTGGCGGCGAGCTGTTCAGTTACCTGCGCAAGTTCCGCCGCTTCGACGAGGAAACGGCCCGCTTCTACGCCGCAGAGATCGTCTTGGTGCTCGAGTATCTGCACGAGCAACAGGGGAGGGTCGCATACCGCGACCTCAAGCCCGAGAACCTCCTgctggacggcgagggccacATCAAGCTGGTCGATTTTGGCTTCGCAAAGAGGTTAAGTAATAGCGCCGGCCAACCGATCGAGACGTACACCCTCTGCGGCACTCCCGAGTACCTCGCCCCCGAAGTGATCCATAACAAGGGCCACACGACGGCTGTCGATTGGTGGGCGCTTGGCATACTGATTTACGAGTTTCTGACGGGCTACCCACCTTTTTGGCACCAGAACCCTATCGAGATCTACAAACAGTGAGTTATTCTATTTTGCCGAGGTCgaccggccgccgccgccgccgctggttTTACGTAGCACAGCCGCTGACTGACAGCTCAGAATTGTCGAGAAGCCCGTAATGTTCCCGCACGACCCGCCCGTTTCGGCCGAGGCACAAGACTTGATCAGGTCGTTTTGCACCGTGGATCGATCCCGGCGGCTAGGCAACATCAGCGGAGGGGCCGCCATGGTCAAAGAACATGCCTTTTTCCGGGGCGTCAACTGggacgatatctacaaccGCCGCGTACGGGGCCCCATCATCCCACCGATTCGGTATCCCGGCGACGCCCAATGTTTTGACATTTAccccgaagacgacggcaagCGGGAACCGTACACGGACGACATGGTCCAAAAATACGACCAGTATTTCAAAGATTTTTGACGACATCTCGACGGAATTTTTGTTGTGACTTCTTTTTGCAACCATTTCTTTTTTGCACGAATCATGCGCTAGGAGTTGTTTGCTCGGAGATGTTGGGTCTTcgggggttttttttttgcataCCTTTTATGATACTCCAACATGTAACTGTACCAAATGCGGTTTGGGAGCGAGGGTTAAGAGGAGGAGTGAAGGTTGATAGCCGCGACAGACGATGGCAAATGCTTCTAGGCCTCGTGTACGAGGAACTGGCGCACGCCAGTCCAAATGGTGGGGGGGGATTCTGCTGGTCAAGCCCTGGATAAGCAACTATGGGAAAGGATTATCATTTGTGGCGTTTAAGCGGCATTCACAGGTCGCGTCTACCACAAAGGGGGCGAGCCCATGAAGCTCATCTGGAATACCGGAGGAGAGAAGCTCAGATTAAGGAATAGAAGAGGAGCTTCAAGTTGCCTGGGTATAGATGCAAACCTCTGCTGGCGTATCTCGTTGTTGCCCTAGCGCCGTGTGCGATGTGACAATATGTACAACAGAACAACGAAGCAAACATACTGGACAGCATGTTGACAGACTCCGTCGTCAGAGTGTACCGCGAGCCACGCCGGAGTCCATGCCATGAATGTAATCCGTGCCgcgggaggggggttgtctCATCTTGCTTGAAGCTAGCCGAGACGGGCGTGGCACATGTTCGAGGAGCATTTGCTTGGGTAATATGGGCCACTGCGGTCACGTCACCTGGTTTGGACCAGGCGACGCGTTCCCATGGAGATGTAGAGGTTTCTCTTAAGGGTaaaggagaggggagacGGGGGTTTTCGATGTTGGCAACACACCCATGGTCGCGGTCTGGAATGCGGTATTACTGCATAgagagggatggatggatgtcaTCATGGTTACTCGGGATAAGGGAATTTCGAACAGGCCGAGGGAGGTGCCGCCGGGGGAGGAGTTCTACTTGAGAATGAGACTGACGACGCTGTGAGGCGAGTTAAGTAATGTATGAAGAACGGCCGGATGCGCGGGTTACGAATAAGGTGCAGAAAGGGGGGCTACCCTACCACCCTTATGCAGGGGACTGCTGGGCAGCGTCCCGGTTGTCGAGTGTCCGCGATGCCGTGTTCTGAGTTTACTGGCTCGTCTTTGGTTTTTCTGGTTTTTTGTtaataaaaaaaaaatctATGGAGTGAGAGTGACCAACAGCTTGATGGATCAGATATGGTTGGTTTTCTATGTGCGCCTTGGTGTGAGTAAGGATGAGAGGTACGAGATGCGAGGCTGGCGGGCTGTCAACTGTCACGCTGCAGATCGCTAGCAGTTCTCATAGGGCAGACCAGACTCGTTCAGGCGTGGTAGCGCAGGTAGGATAGGCAGGGGAGTACGTACCGGAGACCCTCTTGGCGGGAAACCTCCATCTATCCACTCGACTGCATTCAGCTTCAGTCCCGGCTCTGGCGCAGCTACTACTGCACTGTTCCTCATCCTCCCATCaacttacctacctacctacctacctatctgCAGACCTATTCTCCAAATAAGACGACCCCTCCACAAAACGCCGACCATCGATTCCAACCTCACCTTCGACTTCTTCCTCGAGGCTGGCCGACGCTTCAACGATTCTCCTTCAACCTGTCGTAACGCCGAAGATCGTTCGTTCCGTTGGCGGACAGCAACGCCGTTTCGGGTCTTGTCCCCCCTCACCCTTTCCTCAGGTCAGCAATCCACCGACTCGACCCGACCCGACAAAACCAGAACCATCGCCAGATAGACCAGACCACACTCGACTCGAATCGCCTTGACTCGACCTTGCCCTGCCTCGCCCATCCCACAATCTCCATTCCATCCGGCCAGAACCGCGCCCTCACTCTTCGTTCACTTCGAAAATAAGAATACCCCCCGACATGACCAGCTGAGTGCAATAGCTCCAGGATGTTCACTCTGTCCAGCCTCGTGCAGAAGGCCCAGCAGTTGGTCGACCCGACCCAAGGCCTGAACCTGACCAACTCGGACAAGAATCCGTCCAAGTCGTCGCTCTTTCAGAACCAGTTTCGCCTTCCCAGCACCCAGACACCGCTGTACGAGATCAATGCCGAGTTGACCATCCCGCCCGCCAATGCCACCTACGGAGGGAAGGACCACGATCGAGGCTACCACTATGCTGGCAAGCTGCATCTCTCCGAGGGTTACATGTGCTTCTCCACAACCCCCTCAAGCTTCATCCAGTCGGCGAGCACCTCGACTAGCTCTGCTTTCACGGGCCAGACACATGGCGGAGGCCCGAGCGGGAATGGCTTCACCTTCCCTCTCTGTGCCATTCGCCGCGTCGAGAGGCTGAACAGCCAGAATTTCCAGGTGCGTTGGCTTGCTCGACTCTGAATCCCAGCTTTGTGACCGTGACAGCAGTCCGTGCTTCCTTCACCCCGCAAGGCAATAAACTGACGAGCTGCTCTGCCACATAGTTTGCCTTGGCGATTACCACCTGGAACGGCATCACCCAGCAAAGGGACAAAGACAAGgagaccgccgccgaaaaggaaaagaaggacgGCAGAGAGCAGAGGATCACGATACACCTAGCCGGCACTCGGCAGGGATGCGAGCGTTTTTGCGATGGCTTGAAGAAGGGCCTCAGGGCCGGCGTTGGTAATGTCGGCAAGTACAAGAAGGTTGTCGGCGAGTGCTACTCCGAATATCTTCTCAGGTcggacgacaagaagaatGCGAGCCCGCCCGACGCCGGTTTGGGCATGATGTTCCGCTACCCTGGAGACCCCAAGAAGTTGCGCGACAGGGCCAAGATGCGCCTCTGGGCCGAATACCTGCGCGACAACGGTCGGAACATGACGCTGATCCGTCAACCCACCTTCCACAAGCTCATCCGTGTCGGCCTGCCCAATCGACTGAGAGGCGAGACCTGGGAGTTGACCTCGGGATCCATCTACCTCCGGCTCGAGCACCCCACATTATACGCCGAGACACTG belongs to Colletotrichum higginsianum IMI 349063 chromosome 5, whole genome shotgun sequence and includes:
- a CDS encoding Serine threonine-protein kinase prkx encodes the protein MTGLSAINKKLHNMAATVAHANPVPNQIGGGGLSKMMGGGGGGGGGSNSNGHGHAQQQHVDAGVGPVATRRLTPQDFRVVRTLGTGTFARVCLVRPANATDEERDTVFALKILRKTEVIKLKQIDHVRHERMILGDVAGHPFITNLISSFADRDHLYMLLDYVPGGELFSYLRKFRRFDEETARFYAAEIVLVLEYLHEQQGRVAYRDLKPENLLLDGEGHIKLVDFGFAKRLSNSAGQPIETYTLCGTPEYLAPEVIHNKGHTTAVDWWALGILIYEFLTGYPPFWHQNPIEIYKQIVEKPVMFPHDPPVSAEAQDLIRSFCTVDRSRRLGNISGGAAMVKEHAFFRGVNWDDIYNRRVRGPIIPPIRYPGDAQCFDIYPEDDGKREPYTDDMVQKYDQYFKDF
- a CDS encoding Endonuclease/Exonuclease/phosphatase — protein: MAPSTLDLFMLTFNCAKNFIDVGVFASHLNAAFKHNATVLPEVVVFSLQEVAPLSYSFIGGYFLNPYLARFEEALNLAATRYTSEPDSNDESSDAADDDTISVKPTAPTPVRSYTLVRTRNVGMTAIMLFARNPESILRVQEAEVGFGAAEMGNKGAVALRVLYEGVTTDGGKKETELTFVATHLAAMEWNLPRRNANWAAIMRGLTFENPETLLKPKKKNEPSSTAAPAEGDGQTDGAGDEGVHLLHDEHHAETLALQERLQDISVFKPSSHLFVGGDLNYRISTTSPPPMATFPSLDPDSEHHYSRFFALDQLTRERQAGRTLHGLSEAEVKFPPTYKYNVLPPDDTRLKVDGVEDVPWVFAPHRYPGWTDRILFLDVPSWTKVEPQKIEVKSYDALPVVRSSDHRAVFLRAAVPLLTEEELARPSPEVPTANGVDPRLVLPVAIDPEAWERRAAARRKEMFVGWSMFLWSTKQGALLLATLLAVGAGSWWLSQ